CAAGTGGCTGGGGCAGGTATGCCAAACTCTTCCAGTAGAACAAGTGCGGATGTTGGATGAACCGACAGCCGCTGCTTTGGGCTATGGAATGAAAGATGGGGGTGTAGTGCTGGTGGTAGATTTTGGCGGCGGGACGCTGGATCTTTCCCTGGTGCGGCTGGATATGACAGAAACTCAGAAGCCGCTGGGTTTTATTCTCAAATGGGGAAAAAAACAGCTAGCTGAAAAGTCTGGACAGAAGGCAAAAACTGCGCGGGTATTAGCGAAAGCCGGACAAAATTTAGGCGGTTCGGATCTGGATAACTGGGTTGTTGATTATTTTGCCAAAACTCAGGGATTGAAGCCGACCCCTTTGACGACACGATTGGCAGAACGGTTAAAGATTCAGTTATCTGTGCAAACAGAGGCGAATGAGGTTTATTTTAATGATGAAACTTTTGAGAGTTACGAATTAGAACTGAATCGCGATCGCTTTGAAGCCATCCTTAAAGAACATGAATTTTTTGCTCGCTTAGATGAGTCAATGACTCAAGTATTGCAGCAAGCGCGTCGGCAAGGCATTGAGGTGTCCGATATTGATGCTGTCTTATTAGTGGGCGGTACTGTACAAATCCCCGCCGTACAGACGTGGGTGCAGCAATACTTTGACTCCAGCAAAATTCGTTGCGATCGCCCGTTTGAAGCGATCGCCCAAGGTGCCCTGCAACTGAGTCAAGGCGTCGAACTGCAAGATTTTCTCTACCACAGCTACGGCATCCGCTACTGGGATCGCCGGAATAATCGCCACAACTGGCATCAACTGATTAATTCAGGTCAAGCTTACCCGATGAGCCAACCTGTGGAATTAGTTCTAGGTGCTTCGGTGGAAAACCAACCCAGCATCGAATTAATTGTCGGAGAGTTAGGTGCTGAAACAGGTGGAACCGAAGTGTATTTCGATGGCGATCGCTTAATCACTCGTCGGCTAGGCAGCGACCAGACATCGGTACAACCCCTCAACGACCGTCAGGGTGCCCGTACCATTGCCAATTTGACACCACCAGGGTATCCAGGAAGCGATCGCATTAAACTTCTGTTTCGCGTCGATCGCGATCGCTTCCTGCGAATCACCGTTGAAGACCTGCTGACCAATCAAACTTTATTAGACAATCAGCCGGTCGTTGAGCTGAGCTAGGTTTGGGTCATCAGTCCTTATCCAATCCAGTTGATTACCCGCAATTAAGAAGAACCCCACCACCTAGAGAGCGATCGCCTTTTGCTCCCGCTCCCACTCCGGCTCCGGCTCCCCTCCCTGCTTGCGGGGAGGGGTTGGGGGACTCGGGGTCCCCTCTGGGGATAGGGGGCGGGGGTTCTTTGATGACGCATTTGATATTACCCGTTACCCCTTACCGACGGACAACCACCTTTGTGCCATGTGAGGCGAAGCTGTACAACTTGCGAGCTTGAGCGACTGGCACATTGACGCAGCCGTGGCTAACTGGCGTGCCAAAGCGGTTATGCCAGTAAGCTCCATGAATGGCATAGCCGCCAGAGTAGTACATCGTGTAGGGTACATTAGGAACGTTGTAGTCTCTTCCTCGCATCCGAGCCGTGCGATGCTTTGATTGAATCCTGAAAGTCCCGACGCGAGTGGGAGTGGAGCGCTTACCACTGGAGATGCGGACAGAATAAACCCGTCTTCCCCCTTCCCAGGCGATTAACCGTTGCTTTGAAAGGTTTACCTCAATCCAGCGTCGCTGCGATCGCCGAGCGCGAATCTTGTTGCTAGCGACTCTTGTGCGACGAACCCTGTTGCTAGCGATTCTTCTACGGCGAACTCTGTTGCTGGCGGCTGTTCTCCGAACTCGGATGCGCTTCCGCATGGCTCTGCGCGATCGCACTGATCTTCTCGTCGATGGCTGTTCGGCTGTCTCCCTTGCCCTGACTGACTTTGATGCTGACAGAGCGGGCGTTGACCAAGAAAACAAAGTCGCAAAGATCAGGGCAATACTTGCCCAGAAGGTTCCAGAACGACGTAACCAAGCAAAGCAAATTTGGCTTTTAATGACACACCTCACTTTCGGGTCTAGGAAAGTAGCTAAGGTTAGGTTTCCCTATCTGATAGTTAGCTAAAACCATCTTTAGATAGATTTTGGGAATCCATTCCAGATTTTTCCATAAAAGAGGGTTCTAGAGCCAAAAAAACTATTTATTTTTATTTACTTTCCTTCTTACTTATGGACAACGACGGGCGTCCCCACCGCAGCCCAGTTAAATAGCCATTTAGAATGATTAACGGCTACATTGATGCAACCGTGGCTAACGGGAGTTCCAAACCGGCGATGCCAATAAGCACCGTGGATGGCATAACCACCGTGGTAATACATCGTGTAAGGAACATTCGGAACATCATAATCAGCCCCGCGCATCCTGGCAGACCGATGTTTAGATTTAATCGCAAACGTGCCGGTGCGAGTGGGGGTTGAACGTTTGCCAGTGGAAACCACTACTGCATAGACGGGTTTTCCACCTTCCCAAGCAACCAGTCGTTGCTTGGACAGGTCAATCTGAATCCAGCGTTGATCAGATTGTTGCAACTCCTGCATTTTTGCAGCCACAATCGGCTGCTTTGTTTGAGCGATCGCGGGTGCGAAAGCAGCATCCAAAGCCGTAAGCGCCACCACCGCCCCAGCAAAAAATGCAACTGGGCGATGCAGCAAATTAGCAGAAATGATGCTTTTCATGGCAAATCATCTCACTCGGTGGATCGGTTAGAAAAATTCAGCGAAAAGCTCTGATTAGCTGCTAGGAGCAACTAATGTCGGTCTTTTATTAGCTCAATCGTAACTCAGCTGGTGGATTCATTCACTAATTGCATCAGAGTTTGAGCGCGTTTGGCGATCGCCTCCCATCCAGAGGACGACGCATTGGCTTCCCAGTTTTGGGGAAATAAACTGCCGGAAAGTCCGACCGCGATCGCTCCAGCCGCGAGAAAGGCTTTAGCATTTTCTACCGTGACCCCCCCAGTCGGAATTAAGGGAATATGTCCTAATGGCCCTTGCAGACTTTTGATGTAGCTGGCACCGCCTACCGCTTGGACGGGGAACACTTTGACACAACTGGCACCGGCTTGCCACGCGGTGACAATTTCCGTTGGAGACAGCGCCCCCGGCACCATCGGCACGCCGCTATCCATTGCTATCTGAATTAAGATTGGGTCAACGTGGGGAGTAAAGACGAACTGGGCACCGGCAGCGATCGCGTCTTTAAGCTGTTCCCGATTTAATACAGTGCCCGTGCCAATCGTACACGCGGGTAATTGCGATCGCAAATCACCAATCAATTCTGCTGGGTTGTCGCTATTCCAAGTAATTTCAATCAACTGCATTCCCCCAGACGCAACCGCATGAGCCATTTGGCGACCCAGCTCCATCTGCGGTGCGCGAATGACTGCGATCGCACGGTGCTTTTGCACCTGCTTGAACCACGACTGATTATACATCCTCATTTTCTACCGTTAGGCAGATTAATTTTTGAACTTCTTAGATACTATTAGCTATTTCTGATTTAATTCTTACTTGTTTTTCAGCCCTTAGGAATACGCATTTGTTTATCTTAACTTGCTCTTAATTAATATTTCTTAATATTTTTAGCTATCAGTTACTGCCTAAAAAACTCAAGCTCAACCACCAAGTTACATTTTCAATAACTCAAGTTTAAATATTGAAATCCTTTGATTTAATTTTTGCAGGAGTTACTTAACGCGAGTTAATTCAGTCGCTAGGGAGATGGAAACACTTAATAAAATTAATAAAATCGCAAATATAGAAATAATTTTGAGGAAACAAAACCATGCCTCTTTTAAAACTCACTGACTTTGATCCAAACTACAGCGAGACTTTTGAAGGAGATGACCTTCATGGAATGGGGGTCTATTCAGAAAGTAGTACCGACGATAAAATTGGAACCGTTAGCGATGTTCTAGTTGATGAAGAAGGTCATTTCCGTTATTTAGTTGTTGACCTAGGCTTTTGGATTTTTGGCAAAAAAGTTTTACTACCAATTGGTCGTTCGCGAATCGATTACAACACGGATCGGGTTTATGCCATTGGCATGACCAGAGAGCAAGCAGAAGCTTTACCAGAGTTCAACGAAGCTACCAGGACTGATTACGACTATGAAGAACGGGTAAGAGGCGTTTATCGCACTCCCTCTACTGGAGCCTCTGCTACCTCTGCTAACGTTGATGCAGCACCTGTTGTTGATACCTCCTATGCAGCGGCTACGCCTAACATTGACGCTTACGATCGGAGTACCTACAACTATCAGCAAGAGCCGAATTTGTACGGACTGAACGATCGGGATCATCAAACTCTCAGACTGTACCAAGAGCGGTTGATTGCTAACAAAACTCGCGTTAAAACCGGGGAAGTTACGGTTGGTAAGCACATTGAAACCGAAACTGCACGAGTGTCAGTACCAGTTGAAAAAGAGCGAGTGGTGATTGAGCGAGTTACTCCAGCAGATGCTGGAACAGCCGTAACTCCTGGCGAAGCTGATTTCCGCGAAGGGGAAGTTGCCCGCGTGGAAATCTACGAAGAAACTCCTGACATTCACAAAGAAGCTTTTGTGCGTGAGGAAGTCAGAGTTAAGAAAGTTGTAGACCACGAAACAGTTGACGCAGAAGAAACGATTCGTCGTGAAGAGTTAGATGTGAATACGGACGGGCAAGCTACTATTAACCGCCCTACTAACTTACCTTCTGATCGGATTTAAGAAGCCCTCCAACGAGCGATTAAGTCACCGATGATTTAAGCGAGTAAAAACCATGCAGGCAGGGCGAATTATTAGCTCTGCCTGCACCTTTAGAGGTAGGGTTTTCCTACCACTAACTTGCACTTGATAACCTAATTTAGAAAGTCTTCATGTTTCTCAAAAACAAACAAACCGGCGATTTGATAGAAGTTCTCGATATTGAGGAGCTGTTCAACCCTAATAATGATGCAATTTCTGGGCGAGATCAAGCAGGGCAGGAGGAACAGGAAAAAGCTTCTTTTGAGAAGAAAGAATTAATTTTTCCTTCTGGGGAAAGCCTACCTCGCTGTTGGATGGATGCCAACTATACAACCACCTAATTTTCAATAAAACGCTTAAGCATTATCGGGTGTTTATTCGTCAAGTCTGGCTAGAAACTTTTGAGTTTAGGAAAAGGGCTGCAAATTTTGAAATGGCGGATATGGGATTGTATTACCATTGTCTTTTGTCGGTTGGGTAACGATTAGTCACACAACTCAACCGAAAATTCGTTACTAACAAAGCGAATATGCTACTGGTAAAGATCCCCTTTCCCCATGCCTAATCCAAAATCTAAACTTCAAACTGGGATGAGGACTTGCTTGTTATCTATATAAACATAAACACCCGTTCATAAATGGAAGAAAAAATCGAATTTTGCTTCAAGATCGTTTAGGAAGTTTTTAAAATGAACCATCAAATGCTAGCACAAGGGCAAGGAGCAAGGCGAAACGATGTCAGAATTAATGTCTTGCTAAATAAATTGCAAAGTAAACTTAAATCTTTTGCAGTCAGAGATCGGGAAAACTTGCTGTTAGGAAAGGTGAAGGATGTAAATCTCGATTCAGACCGTCAGCTAAACTTAGTGATATCTCAAGAAGGGCTAAATCAAAATGCCCCATTATTTCTCATCCGAAGCAAGCATATCCAGCAGGTGGACTCGTCTACAAAAACTCTGTTTGTAGACATTAGCAAAGCGGAAACCCAGTATTTGCCTGAATATGTACCCTTAGAAAAAACAACGGATGTAGAGCCTTTAGAAACTTCACCAATCTCAAAAAAAGCTGAATGGGAAGTAACAGATGCCTCGACTGCCTCTGTCATGGCAACGCCAGATGACTTAAATAATCACCCAGAAGAACTGGAGCGAAATAGTATGCCAGAGGATGCTTCTAATACTTTTAGTACAGAGTCAGAAGTTGTCGAGGAAGAAATCTTCCGGTTGTTAGAAGAACGATTAGTCATTGACAGCAACAAACATAAAGTCGGTGAAGTTATCGTTCGCAAAGAAATCGAAACGCGCATGGTAGAGGTGCCAGTCCGCCGCGAAATTCTAATTGTTGAACAAGTCAGCCCCGAACACAAACAGCTTGCAGAAATTGATTTAGGACAAGGAGAAATTCCTGGTCTTGAGCTGATTGAAGCAGCTATCGGCGCTAAATCTACAAGTATCGACGCTAAAACTACAAGTTTAGATACTCAGCCAACAGTTAGAGGTGAGTTTGATTCACCGAGAACAGCAAGTCGAATTTTAGATGCGATCGCGCATCAGCGTGGGCATGGGTGTGCCAAAGTCCGAGTGGAAATCATTCTAGAAGACGCAGAACATCAGGCAACTTACCAGGAATGGTTTGATCGCTGTTCAATCAAGCCATCGTCAAATGGAAAGTAACCCGGTTGAGATATAAAGTTTGAGACAAGTGCCTGAAGATTGGAAACGTGGTACTTGGGTGATAGGGAACTGCTAACTGGGAGCATCCCAATGCATCATGCGCCTACACCCTGAAGGGTGGAGGCTTGCGAGGATAACGGCTGCCGGGAACAGACTAAGAATTTTAGCCTGCTCCCGGCAAACTTCGTTTATGTAGCCCCACGCTAGAAACGTGGGGGCGTATCTCAGCAATACAGGGCATGCTCGCTTGTAACATTCCCAATCTTCCGATCGCAAACGCGATCGCCTACCCTTTTTGATTGCTCTACAACAGCTCCTTCCTTGCCCCCGAACTTCACAGAGATGGGGGAATTTTTTCCATTTGGTCTGCTATTTTGTTTTGCGTGCAAGAAGGTAGGGAGGCTTTTATCGTTTTGCTTTGTACCTCAGTAAGGAATCAAGAGAACAATTCTCAGCCTACAAGGACTTGGCTGGAAATCGGAATTAATTAATTAAAGGGTAAAAAAGTTTGAGCAGGAAAGGCGAAAGTTATAAACTCTGTTTACCTTTATCCTCGATCCCTCAGTATTTATTCTGAATTCTTTAAGCTTTATTCCGACCTGTTATCGAGGACATTTTTGCTAATTGGCAGCTTTAATCTCTGGAAATTATAACCAAAACCGGCTGATTTCGCAGTGATCCCAAAGAAATTACAAAATTAATGAAGAAGTGATCTAATTTACCCATTCTCAGCCTCGCCATCGCTAGACTAAAGCTACAAAAGGA
This genomic window from Coleofasciculus sp. FACHB-T130 contains:
- a CDS encoding acetyltransferase; this translates as MFLKNKQTGDLIEVLDIEELFNPNNDAISGRDQAGQEEQEKASFEKKELIFPSGESLPRCWMDANYTTT
- a CDS encoding Hsp70 family protein — encoded protein: MAIAIDFGTSNTVIARWNPALQQPETVSLPGLSVIAGQNPPLIPSLLYVEDAALSTVVVGQAVRDRGLDLTSDARFFRSFKRGIGADIQGFLPELDGQFVTFEQVGQWFLNHLIEKLNAVNPDVGQSLVLTVPVDSFEAYRKWLGQVCQTLPVEQVRMLDEPTAAALGYGMKDGGVVLVVDFGGGTLDLSLVRLDMTETQKPLGFILKWGKKQLAEKSGQKAKTARVLAKAGQNLGGSDLDNWVVDYFAKTQGLKPTPLTTRLAERLKIQLSVQTEANEVYFNDETFESYELELNRDRFEAILKEHEFFARLDESMTQVLQQARRQGIEVSDIDAVLLVGGTVQIPAVQTWVQQYFDSSKIRCDRPFEAIAQGALQLSQGVELQDFLYHSYGIRYWDRRNNRHNWHQLINSGQAYPMSQPVELVLGASVENQPSIELIVGELGAETGGTEVYFDGDRLITRRLGSDQTSVQPLNDRQGARTIANLTPPGYPGSDRIKLLFRVDRDRFLRITVEDLLTNQTLLDNQPVVELS
- a CDS encoding L,D-transpeptidase, coding for MRSRRAMRKRIRVRRTAASNRVRRRRIASNRVRRTRVASNKIRARRSQRRWIEVNLSKQRLIAWEGGRRVYSVRISSGKRSTPTRVGTFRIQSKHRTARMRGRDYNVPNVPYTMYYSGGYAIHGAYWHNRFGTPVSHGCVNVPVAQARKLYSFASHGTKVVVRR
- a CDS encoding DUF2382 domain-containing protein, translating into MPLLKLTDFDPNYSETFEGDDLHGMGVYSESSTDDKIGTVSDVLVDEEGHFRYLVVDLGFWIFGKKVLLPIGRSRIDYNTDRVYAIGMTREQAEALPEFNEATRTDYDYEERVRGVYRTPSTGASATSANVDAAPVVDTSYAAATPNIDAYDRSTYNYQQEPNLYGLNDRDHQTLRLYQERLIANKTRVKTGEVTVGKHIETETARVSVPVEKERVVIERVTPADAGTAVTPGEADFREGEVARVEIYEETPDIHKEAFVREEVRVKKVVDHETVDAEETIRREELDVNTDGQATINRPTNLPSDRI
- a CDS encoding DUF2382 domain-containing protein, which codes for MNHQMLAQGQGARRNDVRINVLLNKLQSKLKSFAVRDRENLLLGKVKDVNLDSDRQLNLVISQEGLNQNAPLFLIRSKHIQQVDSSTKTLFVDISKAETQYLPEYVPLEKTTDVEPLETSPISKKAEWEVTDASTASVMATPDDLNNHPEELERNSMPEDASNTFSTESEVVEEEIFRLLEERLVIDSNKHKVGEVIVRKEIETRMVEVPVRREILIVEQVSPEHKQLAEIDLGQGEIPGLELIEAAIGAKSTSIDAKTTSLDTQPTVRGEFDSPRTASRILDAIAHQRGHGCAKVRVEIILEDAEHQATYQEWFDRCSIKPSSNGK
- a CDS encoding L,D-transpeptidase, which codes for MKSIISANLLHRPVAFFAGAVVALTALDAAFAPAIAQTKQPIVAAKMQELQQSDQRWIQIDLSKQRLVAWEGGKPVYAVVVSTGKRSTPTRTGTFAIKSKHRSARMRGADYDVPNVPYTMYYHGGYAIHGAYWHRRFGTPVSHGCINVAVNHSKWLFNWAAVGTPVVVHK
- a CDS encoding bifunctional 4-hydroxy-2-oxoglutarate aldolase/2-dehydro-3-deoxy-phosphogluconate aldolase, producing the protein MYNQSWFKQVQKHRAIAVIRAPQMELGRQMAHAVASGGMQLIEITWNSDNPAELIGDLRSQLPACTIGTGTVLNREQLKDAIAAGAQFVFTPHVDPILIQIAMDSGVPMVPGALSPTEIVTAWQAGASCVKVFPVQAVGGASYIKSLQGPLGHIPLIPTGGVTVENAKAFLAAGAIAVGLSGSLFPQNWEANASSSGWEAIAKRAQTLMQLVNESTS